A single Sander vitreus isolate 19-12246 unplaced genomic scaffold, sanVit1 ctg249_0, whole genome shotgun sequence DNA region contains:
- the stx6 gene encoding syntaxin-6 produces the protein MSMEDPFFVVKGEVQKAVNAAQSLHQRWSELLQEGGGASKEEMDWTTNELRNSLRSIEWDLEDLDETISIVESNPKKFNLDAAELSKRKAFITSTRHTVKEMKEQMSSPTAASGDRNNKQALLGERGAQAPSWQAGPDKYSRLDRTLQSANSQFIEEQQVQQQLMAEQQDEQLELVSGTIGVLKNMSERIGMELDEQAVMLDDFTHEVDNTQSKMDTVMKKLAKVSHMTSDRRQWCAIGVLLAILFIVILLFFIL, from the exons ATGTCGATGGAGGACCCGTTCTTCGTCGTTAAAGG TGAGGTGCAGAAGGCAGTGAACGCAGCGCAGAGCCTCCACCAGCGATGGAGCGAGCTGCTGCAGGAAGGGGGCGGAGCCTCCAAGGAGGAAATGGACTGGACGACCAATGAGCTGAGGAACAGTTTACGGTCCATCGAGTGGGACCTGGAGGACCTCGACGAGACCATCA GCATCGTTGAGTCCAACCCCAAGAAGTTCAACCTGGACGCAGCCGAGCTGTCGAAGAGGAAAGCTTTCATCACGAGCACCAGACACACAGTCAAG gaaatgaaagagcagaTGTCGAGTCCAACTGCTGCTTCGGGGGACAGAAACAACAAACAG GCTCTGCTGGGCGAGCGCGGTGCTCAGGCTCCGAGCTGGCAGGCCGGTCCTGATAAATACAGCCGGCTGGACCGCACACTGCAGAGCGCCAACTCTCAGTTTATAGAGGAGCAGCAGGTCCAGCAGCAG ctGATGGCGGAGCAGCAGGATGAACAGCTGGAACTCGTGTCGGGAACGATCGGAGTCCTGAAGAACATGTCTGAGAGGATCGGCATGGAGCTGGACGAACAGGCAGT GATGTTGGATGACTTCACTCACGAGGTGGACAACACTCAGTCTAAGATGGACACCGTCATGAAGAAACTGGCCAAAGTGTCTCACATGACCAGCG